CAGTCTGGTGCGACGCCGACAGCCTGTACCCGGTCTCCGACCCCGGGCGGACGATCGAACAATCCTGCAGAACGGAGTAAACAATGCGAATCGTGGTTTGCGTGAAGGAAGTGCTGGACCCGGCTGCGGTCAACAACTACGCCCTGGCAGGCGGCCTCAGGATGAGCGCCGACGGTCGTCACCCGGACGTCGCCGCCATCCCCCGGCTGATCAACGGCTATGACGAACAAGCGCTCGAGGCCGCCCTGCGTCTGCGCGACGCGGGCGTGGACTGCCGCATCGTGGCGCTCACCATCGGCAGCGACGCGACCGCGATGCTCAAGCAATGCGCGGCACTCGGCGCCGACGAGATTGTTGCCATCGACCCGGGAGGGATTGCATCGGATACCAGCGGCATCGCGAAAGTGCTCGCTGCCTGGATCCAGAACACTGGCGGGGCCGACCTTGTGCTCTGCGGACGCCAGGCGTCCGACGACGATCAGGGCGTAGTGCCGCTCGCGCTCGCGGAAACCCTTGGCCATGCAGTGACCACACTCGCGCGCGATGTCAACTTCGCTGACGGTCAACTGACCGTCACGCGCGCAACCCCGGAAGGCGATGAGGTCGTGCGTGGAAAGCTGCCGGCAGTCGTCACGGTCAGCAACGAACTCGGCGCCCCGCGCTTCCCGACTGCCAAGGCAAAGATGGCTGCCCGCAAAATGGTCGCTGAAGTCGTTCCGATAGACAGCCTCGGCGTTGATCCGGCCACGCTTACGCCGCAGATCGAGTTGCAACGACAGGTCGTACCGCAGGTTCAAGGCAACTGCGAGTTCATCACGGGCTCTCCTTCCGAGATCGCGCAGGCTCTGATGGCACGCATTCGCGCAGTCTGAGCGTCGAGAATCCGGCGAGCGCGGCCGCCGCCGGACTCGGCCCGGGCGCCCTTGCCAGAGCCACCCTCAGGCCAGCGGCGCGACCCCGCTGAGCAGCAGGCGTACCAGCTCCGTCTGCCGCGTCACACCCGTCTTTGCAAAGATCGCACGCAGTTGGCATCGCGCGGTATTACGGCTGATACACAACTGCTCGGAAGCCTCGTCAACAGTCATTCCTCCGAGCAACTGGAGGGCGAGGGTGGACTCAGCGGGAGTCAGTCCGTAAAGTCGCTGGAGCACGGACTGGGATGCCTGCGACTTCTGCTCCGCATCGCGGATGATCACCACCACGGCTGGGCTTTCAGCAGAGTCGGACCACTCGGTCATTGGCGCAGCCTTGATCACGACCCCAAGGTTCGGGCGCCCGGACGGTCGCGTCAGGGACATGCCCGAGACAAGGTGAGGCCGCGGAGTCGTCTCGCCACTGATTGCATGCTCGATCATGCCCTGCAGTTCTCTGTTCTCGGCGCCGAATGCGGCATGGAGGCGACCGTTGATCACGCTTAGACCATCGCGCTGATGCAGGATCTCCATCGCCGCATTATTGCTGCGCAGTATGTGCCCGCACCTGTCGAGGATCACCGCCCCCACGGCGAGCCGTTCGAGCGTCCCGGCGTACAGTTGGCGTTCCGCCTCGGTCACATCGATCTGATTACGCAGCCTGACCGCGCAGCGAATATGGGGTAGCAGGACCTGACAGATCGCACGCTCGGCATCACCGAAATTCTGGCTCCGTTCTGCACGGCTAACGCGCAATCGGCAACAAGGATCGCCACCATCCCCCAGGTCAGCGCCCAGGTAGTAGCGGATCGTCAGCGGCGACAGGAACTCCTTGTAGATTGCGCTGCGCAGCCACTCCTCTTCATTCACCACTTCCTCGACTGTCATTACCTGCCCCACCGGCAGATTGACGAACGGGTCGACGGCGTAGAAGAAACTGTTGTAGGTCTCTGCGATCTCCGGCTTTGCCTCACCGGCAAAAACCACCTGCCAGGGGTGCTCGGGCGACGGCGGGCGCAGGATCATCGTCACGTAGTTGGCATCCAGCCTGTCGCGAAGGACACTAAGGAACCCGCTCCATGGTGTCGGATCAGACGTGCCCTCATGGACCATTCGCACAAGCCGATCGTATTCGGCCAGCGTAAGACCGGATTTCAGGAACAAGTCTTCGAAGTCGCTTCCAGAGATATCCACGCTTTCGGGCTTCCTTTCGGCCAAAGCCTCATCGCGTACAACGGGCAGAAACCAGTTGCAGTTGGGTAAACAAGCATTCAGCCGCACGATGCAAGGCTTCCACGGTAGCCCCGAACCGTGGCGATCGTCCTTGACCTGCCGCAATTCTGGGCGGTCCGACGTCCTGACGTCGAACATCTGAACCGCCCCACGAAACGGAGGTTGATCAAGCGGCCGCGCCGGCTGCCGCCTGATTTCCACAATCTGGGCCCCGGCGGAGGCGAGCTTGAAGACCTGCTGATGACTAACGAATCGGATGAAACCTCACCCGGGCCGACGCAAGCCGTTGGTTCGAAACGCCATGCTCGGGAAGGATATTTCCGGGCGCGCACGCGTCCATTGGCCGTAAGATTGCCGCCTGTCGATCCCTCAGCCTGCCAGATGTTGCCCAACCCCGACCAGAACGCTGCCGCATTGCTCGTCGTCGACGACGATCTCGTCGCCCAGGCACGCATGAAGGCCTACTTCAGCAAGGAAGGCTATCGCGTGCTGCTCGCCGAGGATGGCGAGAGCTTCTGGCGGCAGATCGGCAAGGGCGAGGCCGAGCTCGTGCTCCTCGACATCAATCTTCCGGGACAGGATGGCCTGTCGCTCGCGCGCGAGTTGCGGGCGCGCAATCCGTCGATCGGCATCATCCTGGTCACCAGCCGCAGCGACGATGTCGACAAGATCGTCGGGCTCGAGGTCGGCGCCGACGACTACGTCACCAAGCCCTTCAATCCGCGCGAGCTGCTCGCCCGCGTCAAGAGCCTGCTGCGGCGGACGACGGGCGCAAGGCCGGGCGGCGACGAGGATCTTTTCGCCTTCGCCGGGTGGACGCTCAATCTGCCGCGGCGCCGGCTCAGCGACCCGCTCGGGCGCGAGGTGGTGCTGACGCGCGGCGAGTTCGAGTTGCTGGCGATGCTCGTGCGCCACGCCGGCGAGGTCATCAACCGCGACCGCCTCTCGCGCGCCGTCAGCGGGCACGACTGGTCGCCCGAGGATCGCTCGGTGGATGTGCTTGTGCGCAGGCTGCGCGCCAAGCTCGACGCGCCCGAGCGCGCGGAATCGCTGATCGCCACGGTGCGCGGCGAGGGTTACCGGCTCGCGGTGGACGCCGAGCGCGTGTCCGGCTAGCGGTCGGATTCGGGCGCGGACACGCCGCGGGCGATGGCGCGCGCACCCTCGAGCGCCACGAGGGTCGCGACCCAGGTCCCCGCCAGCGCCTCGACGCGTGCGACGAGCAGGCTCTCCACGCCTCCCCTCAGGACGTCCTGTTCGAGCGCCGCGGCCTCCGCGCCCAGGCGCACCGCGCCGACGCTCACCGCCGCGCCGCGCAGCTTGTGTGCGAGCCTGGCGCAGCGCGCCGTGTCCGCCTCGTTCGCCGCAGCGAGCAGCGCGGCGACGAGCGGGTCGCCCTGGGTGCGGAAGATGCGCACGATGTCGTCGACCACTTCGGTGCCGAGCGCCACCTCCTCCTCGCGCAGGAAGGCGACATCGACCCATTCGTTCGCATCGGCAATCGGCGGTGTTCGGCCCTCGGCCTCCATGCGCGCCGGGATTGCCGCGACCTGCGCGCCGACATCCGTCCGCCCGTCTTCCGGAGGGCCGCCCCCGCTCATGTCCTTGCCAAGGCCCTCGCCGAGCAGCGCCGCCAGCACCGCACCCAGCTTTGCCCGTGAGAAAGGCTTGGACAGGAAGGCCGCAAACCCGGACTCGAGCAGCGCATCGACCTCGCGCCGCGGGATGTGGGCGGACATCAGCACGGCCGGGGTACGCGCATGCTGCGGCAGCATGCGCATGCGCGTGAGCAGTTCGCGGCCGTCGCCGTCGGGCAGGTTCATGTCGACCAGGGCGAGCTCCACCGGCCGCGCCTCGAGCAGGCGCAAGGCGTTCTGGATGTCGGGCGCGCTGACGGCCTGCTGGCCGAGGGCGTCCAGGAAGCGCTCCACCACCATGCGGTTGACCTCGTCGTCCTCGACCACGAGCACCCGGTGACCGCGCGCGAGTCCATTCGCGCCCGGATCGGCCGCGGTGGATGCATCGCCGGCGGCAGGTGCCGCGACCGCGGGCAGGCGCAGATCGAAGGCGACCGTCGTGCCCTGCCCCGGCGCGCTCACGAGCGCGATGCGGCCACCCATCGCCTCGACCAGGCGCCGGCACACCGCGAGCCCGAGCCCGGTGCCGGCGTGATGGCGGCCGCTGTCGCGCACCTGGACGAAGGGCTCGAACACCTCCTGCTGGCGGGCGGGCTCGATGCCGATGCCGTGGTCCTCGACCGCGAAGTGCAGCACGTCCGGCCCGACGCCGCATCGCACATGCACCGTCACCGCGCCCTCGTCGCTGAACTTGATCGCATTGCCGACCAGATTGAGCAGGATCTGGCTGAGCTTGCGGCGGTCGCCTTGCACTGCGTCCGGCACCGCCGGATCGACCTCGGCGACGAGCGCCAACCCCCGTGCCGCGGCCCGCGTGCCCTGCACCGCGAACACGTCATTGACCGTGTCGCGCAGGCTGAACGTCATGCTGTCGAGCTGCACGCCGCCGGCCTCGATGCGGGCGAAGTCGAGCATGTCCTCGAGCAGTTCGAGCAGCAGCAGCGCCGCAGCGCGCATCTGCGCCTGGTACTGGGTGCGCTCGGCGGCGGTCGTGGACTCCTCCACGAGCTCGAGCAGGCCGAGGATGCCCGAGAGCGGCGTGCGCAACTCGTGGCTGACGGTGCCGAGAAAAGCCGTCTTCGCGCGGTCGGCGCCCTCGGCAACCTGCCGCGCACGGGCGTGATCGGCGGTCTCGCGCGCGAGCGCGGCATTGGCTTCGCGCAGCTGCGCGGTGCGGGCGAGGACCTCGCTCTCGAGCTCCTGCTGCTGCCGCCTGAGCGCCGCGGCGAGGCGGTCGCGCTCGATCGCATCGTTGCGGAAGCGCTCGAGCGCGCGCGCGAGCGAGGCGAGCTCGTCGTCTCCGGTCGTGTCGATGCGGACTTCGCGCTGTCCCGCAGCGAGCGCGAGGGTGGCCTCCTCGAGCGCGAGCAGGCGGCCGAGCGTGTGCCGACGCAGCACGTGGATGCCGACCAGCACGGTGACGAGAAGGAGCGCGGCGGCGATCACGCCGAAGGCGATCAGCCCCGAGGTGGCGCTGCGTTCGGCGGCCGAGCCGGCAGCGGCGAGGATGCGGCCGCCGCGGTGGATGAGCTCGCCGGCGAGGGCGTCGAGCTCGGTGGTGAGCTCGCCGACCGCGTTCTGCAGGGCATCAAGCTGCCCCCGCAGCGCGATCTCGCGCGCGCGCAGCGCGAAGGCCCCTTCGTCTTCCAGTGCCGACGACAGCAGCCTGTGCGCCTGCAGACCCTGCTCCCGCCCGCCCGGGTCGGCGATATCGGCGAGCCGCCGCCCGAGCAGCACAAGATGGTCGCCGAACTCGGCGCGTGCCCCCTGCAGCCGCGACACCGACTCGAGCTCGTCGAGGCGGTCGATCAGGAAAGCCAGCGCATGCACGGTGAGATTGAGTTCGTGCATGCGTTCGAGCGCATCGACATCGAGGTCCAGCACACGATCGCGCGCGGCCTCGCGCACCTGCGCGGGCAGGCCGGGTTCGGCCGCGCCCGGCTGCAGCAGCGTGGTCAGGGTCGAGACGAGCTGCGCAGTGGCGTTGTCGGCGTGGATGCGGGCGAGTTCGTCGAGTTCGTCGATTCCGGCGCGCAATGCGCGGACGCGCTCCATGCGCTCGGCACGCAGCAGCAGGCGCTCGGCGATGGTGTGGCTCATGGACTCGAGGCCGGTGGCGAGCTGGTCGCCGGTCGTCTGCAGACGAGTGCGCAGCTCGGCTTCGACGTGGGGCGAGCGCAGCGCGGCAAGGCGGTCGCGCACGAGCGGCACGTCGGCACCGAGCGCGGCGCGCAACAGCTCGAGTTCGGCGGCCGAGTCGGCGCGCACCAGCCGTGGTGCCAGCGCGGCCAGACGTGCGTTGGCGCGGACGGCCTCGTGCAAGGCGTCGGCAGCCGGCAGCGTCTCGCGCACGATGGCCTGCTGACTGCCCACCACGCGCTGGAAGCTCAGCCAGCCCACGGCCGCCACCAGCACCGTACCGATCGCAGCTACGAGCAGCCCGAGCAGCAGGCGCTCGCGCAGACCGAACCGGCGTGCGCGCGGGCGATTCACGTAAGATTGGGCGGTCGGGTTCTGGATTGAGTGGGGCATGCGTGTGCAGCGGTGGAGGACCATGATGCGCCGGGTTTCATCTTACCGGTGGTGCGCCCGGCGGGGGCTGCGCATGTGCGCACTCGCCACCGCGCTGGCCGCAAGCGCGGCGCAGGGCGCTACGCCGGCCGCCCCCGAGTGGCCGCTGGAGCGCTGGGAGGGCGATCACCGCGCCGAGCCCCGCGCCGACGCCCGACCGGCAGGCCATTCACTGCCCTCCCCGACGCAGCGCTGGATGCTGTGCGCGGTCTATCCACATCTCAAGGACAGCTACTGGCTGGCGGTCAATTTCGGCATGACCGAGGAGGCGCGCGCGCTCGGCGTCGGGCTCGGGGTGCGCGAGGCCGGCGGCTATGGCCAGCTCGCGCGCCAGCGCGAGCGGGTAACGGACTGCCTGCGGGATGCCGCCAACGATGCGCTGCTGATCGGCACCGTGAGCCGCAGCGGGCTCAACGACCTGCTCGCCCCCCAGCTCGGTCGCACGCTCGTGCTCGGCCTGGTCAACGACATCGACCCGCAGGTGGTGCGCGCGCGCATCGGGGTGCCGTGGTATCAGCTCGGCTGGGCGGTCGGCCGCTGGCTGGCCGGGCGCCATCCGGGCGGCGGCCCGCGGGCCCGCATCGCCTGGCTGCCCGGACCGGCCGACGCGGACTGGGTCGGCTTCATCGACCGTGGCTTCCGTGACGCGATCACGGGCAGTGCGGTCGAGATCGTCATCGAGCGCCACGGCGACACCGGCCGCGCAATCCAGCGCCGGCTGGTGGAGACCGTGCTCGACGCGCAGCCGCAGCTCGATTACCTGGTGGGCAACGCGCCAATGGCCGAGGCCGCGATCGCCGAACTGCAGCGCCGCGGGCGCGAGGACGCCACCGCCATCGTCGCCTCCTACCTCACGCCGGGCGTACATGGCGGGATCATGCGCGGCCGCATCCTCGCCGCGGTGACCGACTTTCCCGTGCTGCAGGGGCGGCTGGCGGTGCGCCAGGCCCTGCTGGCGCTGGAGGGGCTGGCGATCGAGCCCTACGTGGGGCCGGCCGTGGAGCTCGTCGACCGCGCCTCGCTGGCGCGCTTCCCGGCGCAGTGGATGCTGCCGCCCGCCGGTTTCGTTCCCGTGTACGAGATCGCGCCGACCCGGCCCTGAGGCCCGGTCGGCGCGCGAACGCGTTCCGGAAGGCTTACATCGGCTTGGCGTTCCGCTCCAGGAAGTCGAGTACCAGGGCGCGTTCCTCATCGCTCAGCCCGGCGCGCGGGAACATGCTCTCGGTGATGCCGTGCCACTGCTTGACGGTGTAGTCACCCGGCTCGCGCGGCACATGGCAGAGCGTGCAGCGTTCGTAGAACAGCTTCTCGCCCGGCGTCAGACCGGCGGTGGCGGCGGCCTTGGCCTCTTGGGCGCGCTCGGTCAGGGCGAGCGCGGCGGCCTCCACACGCCCGGTCGTGGTCTCGACCACCGGCGGCTCGTAGGCGCGGTTGGGGCCTTCGGCGTCGGTGCATTTGCGGAAGTAGGCCAGGCAGGTATTGGCGCTGGTGGCCTGGCTGAGGTCGCTCGCCGCCACGCTGGTGGTGAGCACGTTGATCGCGCCGCTGTTGCAGCGGCCCTTGCTGTCCTTCGACAACCAGGCGCCTTCGTAGATGCTGATCACGCCCTTCATGATGTTGGACGACACCCGGGCGCCGACGATGACCGCGCCGCGGTCGTTGTACACCTCGATCAGGTCGCCGTCCTTGACGCCGCGTTCGCGCGCGTCCTCCTCGCTGACCAGCGCGAACTCGCGGCCCTGGATGTTGAGGTGCTTCGCGCATTCGGCGTTGGCCATCTGCGAGTGCACCCGCATGTAGGGGTGCGGGCTCACCACATGCACCTGTCCCGGCTTGGCATTGCCGAGGAATTCGGCCGGCTCGAGGTACTTCGGGATCGGCGGGCATTCCTTGGTGCCGAAGCGCTCGAAGGCTTCGACGTACAGGCCGATCTTGCCGGTGGCGGTGTGCAGCGGGTTCTTGACCGGATCGGCATAGAAGTCGCCATGGCGCACCCAGCGGCGGGCGGCGGCGGGCACTTCCATCTCGGCGACGCCGGTTTCCCAGAACGCCTCGAAGGGGATCGTGGCGTCGGTGTTGGCGTAGCTCTTCCTGACGATGTCCATCACCGTCAGGCCCTCGGTGAAGCCGTACTCGACGCCGAACAGCTCGGCGAGGCGGCGGAAAATCTCGAAGTCGTCCAGGCTCTCGCCATAGGGCTGGATCACCTGGCGCATCGCCCAGATCTTGTCGTTGCTGTAGGTGCCGCCCGTGCTGATGTCGTCGCGCTCGAGGTGGCTGGTGGCCGGCAGCACGATGTCGGCGTAGCGCGAGGACGCGCACCACCACGGGTCCTGGTTCACCACGGTGTGCACCTTCTTCGCCATCGCCTCGATCAGCTCGTTGGTGTTCTGCTGGTGATGGACGAAGTTGTTGCCGGCGTTGTAGATCATGTGCACGTCGGGGAAGGTGAAGTTCGCGCCGTCGCGGGTGTAGGGCTTGCCGGGGTTGAGCAGCATCTCCGAGATGCGCGAGGCCGGGCAGCGCCCCTTGGCCGGGTTGCGTCCTTGCGGGATGCCGACCGCGCCGCGCTTGCCCGACACCGGCATGCCGCCACCACCGTAGTGCCAGGAGAAGCCCACGCCCTCGCCCGGCTTGCCGATCTTTCCGGTCATGGCGGCGAAGGCGATGATGGCCCAGTGCGTCATCTCGCCGTGGTGGGCGCGCTGCAGCGACCAGGCGCCGGCGAACTCGGTGCGCTTGCTGGCGAACAGGTCGGCCATCTCGACGATCTTCGCCGCCGGGATGCCGGTGATCTTCGCCGCCCATTCCGGGGTCTTGGGCGGCGTGCCGTCGGCGTCCTTGCCGAGCAGGTAGGGCAGGAATTTCTCGAAGCCCACGGTGTACTTGTCCAGGTAGGCCTTGTCGTACTTGCCGGTGGTGTAGACGTGCCAGCACATGGCCAGGAACAGCGCGGTGTCGGTGTTGGGAACGATCTTCACCCACTCGGCGCGCATGGCCTCGTCGGTGGTGGTGCGCTGCGGGTTGATCGACACGAACTTCACGCCGGCATCGCGGATCGCCTCCCAGCGCGAATACATCTGGTGGTCGGCCACCGTGTATTCGATGCGGTTGTTCTTCCACGGGTCGCAACCCACGAGCACGAAGACCTCGGTGTGGTCGCGGATCACTTCCCAGGAGGTCTGCGGCGAATACACCTCCATGTCGCCGATGATGTGCGGCAGGCTGACCTGCGAGGCGCCGCCGGAGTAGTCGCCGGTGGTCACGCTGTGGCCGCCGATGAGGCCGAACAGCCGCCCCTGCAGCACCTGCGGGCGCAGCACGCCGGCATGCGACCAGCCGCCGTAGGACGCGCTGAACACGGCGTCGTTGCCGTGCTGCTCGATGGTGCGCAGGCTGGCGTCGGCCACCAGGGCGAGTGCATCTTCCCAGGACACGCGCACGAACGGTTCCTTGCCGCGCAGGTGCGCCTTGACGTCGCCGCGCGGATTGGCGAGGTAGGAGCGGCGCACCATCGGGTACTGCACGCGGGTGGGATGGTAGGTGCGGCTGAGCACACCTTCGAGCAGCATCTGCGTCGGCATGGGGTCGAAGCCCGGCAGCGGCTGCACGCCGATCAGCACCCCATTCTTCACCACCGCCTTGAAGGGACCGTAGTGCGAGGCATGCGGGATCA
This region of Thauera sp. JM12B12 genomic DNA includes:
- a CDS encoding ATP-binding protein, translating into MPHSIQNPTAQSYVNRPRARRFGLRERLLLGLLVAAIGTVLVAAVGWLSFQRVVGSQQAIVRETLPAADALHEAVRANARLAALAPRLVRADSAAELELLRAALGADVPLVRDRLAALRSPHVEAELRTRLQTTGDQLATGLESMSHTIAERLLLRAERMERVRALRAGIDELDELARIHADNATAQLVSTLTTLLQPGAAEPGLPAQVREAARDRVLDLDVDALERMHELNLTVHALAFLIDRLDELESVSRLQGARAEFGDHLVLLGRRLADIADPGGREQGLQAHRLLSSALEDEGAFALRAREIALRGQLDALQNAVGELTTELDALAGELIHRGGRILAAAGSAAERSATSGLIAFGVIAAALLLVTVLVGIHVLRRHTLGRLLALEEATLALAAGQREVRIDTTGDDELASLARALERFRNDAIERDRLAAALRRQQQELESEVLARTAQLREANAALARETADHARARQVAEGADRAKTAFLGTVSHELRTPLSGILGLLELVEESTTAAERTQYQAQMRAAALLLLELLEDMLDFARIEAGGVQLDSMTFSLRDTVNDVFAVQGTRAAARGLALVAEVDPAVPDAVQGDRRKLSQILLNLVGNAIKFSDEGAVTVHVRCGVGPDVLHFAVEDHGIGIEPARQQEVFEPFVQVRDSGRHHAGTGLGLAVCRRLVEAMGGRIALVSAPGQGTTVAFDLRLPAVAAPAAGDASTAADPGANGLARGHRVLVVEDDEVNRMVVERFLDALGQQAVSAPDIQNALRLLEARPVELALVDMNLPDGDGRELLTRMRMLPQHARTPAVLMSAHIPRREVDALLESGFAAFLSKPFSRAKLGAVLAALLGEGLGKDMSGGGPPEDGRTDVGAQVAAIPARMEAEGRTPPIADANEWVDVAFLREEEVALGTEVVDDIVRIFRTQGDPLVAALLAAANEADTARCARLAHKLRGAAVSVGAVRLGAEAAALEQDVLRGGVESLLVARVEALAGTWVATLVALEGARAIARGVSAPESDR
- the torT gene encoding TMAO reductase system periplasmic protein TorT translates to MCALATALAASAAQGATPAAPEWPLERWEGDHRAEPRADARPAGHSLPSPTQRWMLCAVYPHLKDSYWLAVNFGMTEEARALGVGLGVREAGGYGQLARQRERVTDCLRDAANDALLIGTVSRSGLNDLLAPQLGRTLVLGLVNDIDPQVVRARIGVPWYQLGWAVGRWLAGRHPGGGPRARIAWLPGPADADWVGFIDRGFRDAITGSAVEIVIERHGDTGRAIQRRLVETVLDAQPQLDYLVGNAPMAEAAIAELQRRGREDATAIVASYLTPGVHGGIMRGRILAAVTDFPVLQGRLAVRQALLALEGLAIEPYVGPAVELVDRASLARFPAQWMLPPAGFVPVYEIAPTRP
- a CDS encoding molybdopterin-dependent oxidoreductase is translated as MSLSRRAFLKSSAAIAVAAGGLKLFGLNEVFAADTVLIPHASHYGPFKAVVKNGVLIGVQPLPGFDPMPTQMLLEGVLSRTYHPTRVQYPMVRRSYLANPRGDVKAHLRGKEPFVRVSWEDALALVADASLRTIEQHGNDAVFSASYGGWSHAGVLRPQVLQGRLFGLIGGHSVTTGDYSGGASQVSLPHIIGDMEVYSPQTSWEVIRDHTEVFVLVGCDPWKNNRIEYTVADHQMYSRWEAIRDAGVKFVSINPQRTTTDEAMRAEWVKIVPNTDTALFLAMCWHVYTTGKYDKAYLDKYTVGFEKFLPYLLGKDADGTPPKTPEWAAKITGIPAAKIVEMADLFASKRTEFAGAWSLQRAHHGEMTHWAIIAFAAMTGKIGKPGEGVGFSWHYGGGGMPVSGKRGAVGIPQGRNPAKGRCPASRISEMLLNPGKPYTRDGANFTFPDVHMIYNAGNNFVHHQQNTNELIEAMAKKVHTVVNQDPWWCASSRYADIVLPATSHLERDDISTGGTYSNDKIWAMRQVIQPYGESLDDFEIFRRLAELFGVEYGFTEGLTVMDIVRKSYANTDATIPFEAFWETGVAEMEVPAAARRWVRHGDFYADPVKNPLHTATGKIGLYVEAFERFGTKECPPIPKYLEPAEFLGNAKPGQVHVVSPHPYMRVHSQMANAECAKHLNIQGREFALVSEEDARERGVKDGDLIEVYNDRGAVIVGARVSSNIMKGVISIYEGAWLSKDSKGRCNSGAINVLTTSVAASDLSQATSANTCLAYFRKCTDAEGPNRAYEPPVVETTTGRVEAAALALTERAQEAKAAATAGLTPGEKLFYERCTLCHVPREPGDYTVKQWHGITESMFPRAGLSDEERALVLDFLERNAKPM
- a CDS encoding response regulator translates to MLPNPDQNAAALLVVDDDLVAQARMKAYFSKEGYRVLLAEDGESFWRQIGKGEAELVLLDINLPGQDGLSLARELRARNPSIGIILVTSRSDDVDKIVGLEVGADDYVTKPFNPRELLARVKSLLRRTTGARPGGDEDLFAFAGWTLNLPRRRLSDPLGREVVLTRGEFELLAMLVRHAGEVINRDRLSRAVSGHDWSPEDRSVDVLVRRLRAKLDAPERAESLIATVRGEGYRLAVDAERVSG
- a CDS encoding helix-turn-helix transcriptional regulator; translated protein: MFDVRTSDRPELRQVKDDRHGSGLPWKPCIVRLNACLPNCNWFLPVVRDEALAERKPESVDISGSDFEDLFLKSGLTLAEYDRLVRMVHEGTSDPTPWSGFLSVLRDRLDANYVTMILRPPSPEHPWQVVFAGEAKPEIAETYNSFFYAVDPFVNLPVGQVMTVEEVVNEEEWLRSAIYKEFLSPLTIRYYLGADLGDGGDPCCRLRVSRAERSQNFGDAERAICQVLLPHIRCAVRLRNQIDVTEAERQLYAGTLERLAVGAVILDRCGHILRSNNAAMEILHQRDGLSVINGRLHAAFGAENRELQGMIEHAISGETTPRPHLVSGMSLTRPSGRPNLGVVIKAAPMTEWSDSAESPAVVVIIRDAEQKSQASQSVLQRLYGLTPAESTLALQLLGGMTVDEASEQLCISRNTARCQLRAIFAKTGVTRQTELVRLLLSGVAPLA